In the genome of Chelmon rostratus isolate fCheRos1 chromosome 24, fCheRos1.pri, whole genome shotgun sequence, one region contains:
- the mlpha gene encoding melanophilin a yields the protein MERKLDLSRLTDEEAKHVWEVIQRDFTLRKNEEERLGNLKTKIEKEDSKRELLGSQNQLSNSLCICCLQPFKFLVNSKRQCLDCHMYSCKSCSRYNKKEHGWVCDNCRMTRVVKIGTAGWYHDNVRNRFKRFGSAKVMRSLYKRLNGDGGRDDDTQSMPDVRSHVYNGAEDDHGEADAQRYKVMRKNKRLLSVHPLDFDPEEYFPHSRRQSVQMQDDRGYRNDLDYDMYNHRGNRRKSLDRYAMRPEDYGESRMVRTRSLSKISSSVARQQYVDTSDEDDYPRYAPMYQQPPHRRRNSRASSQENLGQAPPMNELNKRMFAIESLLSRLEEKMTPADETSTPSGQNEEEKLRRKLSELAGNLSDKGLSSDDEATKKSFSVGKGPAGIRGGPAVTLDSLRDKELSSSSDEMPTEAQKRSTAAALCDLTTEVLRTINATENAMVEYGLSEPVDKSHLVGTDVKQADDAFRELEENVYITAGQSYELETKLRRLEQSAKNRFGGTTDSELSELEDVVALTAARVQSAESEVSDIESKIAALNAAGTKKKLPGSHQRKKSTQDFSKNTNGAQWKSNMY from the exons GGTGATCCAACGAGACTTCACCCTCCGAAAGAATGAAGAGGAGCGACTCGG TAATTTGAAGACTAAAATCGAGAAGGAGGATTCGAAGCGAGAGCTGCTGGGCTCTCAGAACCAGCTGTCCAACTCGCTGTGCATTTGCTGCCTGCAGCCCTTTAAGTTCCTGGTCAACAGCAAGCGTCAGTGTCTGGACTGCCACATGTACAGCTGCAAGTCCTGCAGCCGCTACAACAAGAAGGAGCACGGCTGGGTGTGTGACAACTGCCGCATGACCAG GGTGGTGAAGATCGGTACTGCAGGCTGGTACCACGACAACGTGAGAAACCGCTTCAAACGCTTCGGCAGCGCCAAGGTGATGAGGTCACTGTACAAGAGGCTGAATGGAGATG GTGGTCGTGATGACGACACTCAGAGTATGCCGGACGTCCGCAGCC ACGTGTATAACGGCGCCGAGGACGACCACGGGGAGGCCGACGCTCAGCGCTACAAAGTG ATGAGGAAGAACAAACGTCTGCTGTCGGTTCATCCTCTTGACTTTGACCCTGAGGAATATTTCCCTCATTCACGACGACAGTCTGTACAG atGCAGGATGATCGAGGTTACAGGAATGATTTGGACTACGACATGTACAACCACCGAGGGAACCGCAGGAAGAGCCTGGACCGATACGCCATGAGACCtg AGGACTATGGAGAGAGCAGGATGGTCCGGACTCGCTCTCTGTCCAAGATCAGCTCCTCGGTGGCTCGGCAGCAGTACGTCGACACCTCTGATGAGGACGATTACCCGAGATACGCCCCCATGTACCAACAGCCCCCCCACCGCCGCCGGAACAGCAGAGCCTCGTCCCAGGAGAACCTGGGACAAGCCCCGCCC ATGAACGAGCTGAACAAACGCATGTTTGCCATTGAGAGTCTGCTGAGCCGCCTGGAGGAGAAGATGACGCCGGCCGACGAG ACGTCGACTCCGTCGGGTCAGAacgaggaggagaagctgaggaggaagctgaGCGAGCTTGCGGGGAACCTGAGCGATAAGGGCCTGTCGTCGGACGACGAGGCCACCAAGAAGTCCTTCTCTGTGGGTAAAGGTCCAGCTGGCATCAGGGGCGGCCCGGCGGTCACTCTGGACTCGCTGAGGGACAAAGAACTGAGTTCGTCCAGCGACGAGATGCCCACCGAGGCTCAGAAG AGATCAACTGCTGCCGCCCTCTGTGACCTCACCACTGAGGTCCTGAGAACCATTAATGCCACAGAAAACGCAATGGTCGAGTACGGCCTCTCAGAGCCGGTCGACAAATCCCACTTAGTAGGGACTGACGTTAAGCAAGCAGATGATGCTTTCAGGGAACTTGAGGAAAAT GTGTACATCACAGCCGGTCAGTCGTACGAACTGGAGACGAAACTGCGACGACTCGAGCAGAGCGCCAAGAATCGTTTCGGAGGGACGACGGACTCGGAGCTGTCGGAGCTGGAGGACGTGGTGGCGCTGACCGCCGCCAGAGTCCAGAGCGCCGAAAGCGAG GTGTCGGATATTGAGAGTAAGATCGCTGCTCTGAACGCTGCTGGAACCAAGAAGAAG cttccTGGAAGTCATCAGAGGAAAAAATCAACACAAGACTTCTCCA aaaACACGAACGGAGCTCAGTGGAAGTCCAACATGTACTGA